A single region of the Procambarus clarkii isolate CNS0578487 chromosome 59, FALCON_Pclarkii_2.0, whole genome shotgun sequence genome encodes:
- the LOC138353740 gene encoding golgin subfamily A member 6-like protein 22, with the protein MQLFIVLIVFNRYEDTELRYEDTKLRYEDTKLRYEDTKLRYEDTKLRYEDTKLRYEDTKLRYEDTKLRYENTKLRYEDTELRYEDTELRYEDTKLRYEDTKLRYEDTELRYEDTKLRYEDTKLRYENTKLRYEDTELRYEDTELRYEDTKLRYEDTKLRYEDTELRYEDTKLRYEDTKLRYENTELRYEDAKLRYENTELRYEDTKLRYENTELRYENTELRYENTELR; encoded by the coding sequence ATGCAGTTGTTTATAGTTTTGATAGTGTTTAATagatatgaggacacggagcttaGATATGAGGACACGAAGCTTAGATATGAGGACACGAAGCTTAGATATGAGGACACGAAGCTTAGATATGAGGACACGAAGCTTAGATATGAGGACACGAAGCTTAGATATGAGGACACAAAGCTTAGATATGAGGACACGAAGCTTAGATATGAGAACACGAAGCTTagatatgaggacacggagcttagatatgaggacacggagcttaGATATGAGGACACAAAGCTTAGATATGAGGACACGAAGCTTagatatgaggacacggagcttaGATATGAGGACACGAAGCTTAGATATGAGGACACGAAGCTTAGATATGAGAACACGAAGCTTagatatgaggacacggagcttagatatgaggacacggagcttaGATATGAGGACACGAAGCTTAGATATGAGGACACGAAGCTTagatatgaggacacggagcttaGATATGAGGACACGAAGCTTAGATATGAGGACACGAAGCTTAGATATGAGAACACGGAGCTTAGATATGAGGACGCGAAGCTTAGATATGAGAACACGGAGCTTAGATATGAGGACACGAAGCTTAGATATGAGAACACGGAGCTTAGATATGAGAACACGGAGCTTAGATATGAGAACACGGAGCTTAGATAA